The sequence TCAGTGCTCTGTCAGATGCATCATCCTGGACATCGAGTGGTAAAATTCTGAGGAAGATGAGATCTTGATCAGATAGATAATAAGAGAGTAATAGTATATTAATTATTCAGAAAAATGACATGGATATGTGAACTTGCAGCTGTAGCAGTGATAGACGCAAGTGGCCTAGATGCACTTGAagaagtattttgttttattcaatGTTGGTACATACAGTAGCAGCAGGACGATTTGTCTGTTGGTTAAGCAAACTGTGTTAGTCTGTGGCATCCAGTATGTGCAGCTGTATTCATACGACATGCTGAACATTCTGTATGTTTGACCAAGTAGAACTGTACAAACCTTTCAAGTAGGTGAGTAGATTTCACAATTGGCAAGCTGATTTGCCATGGATCAGATTATGTTTAACATTTGGTCACACTGTATGATGTTCGATTTCCTCTGTATAATACAAGTTCTAATGAACTATTGCAGCATTTAGACTACAGTTTCTTTTGTATTGATggatgcatatttttaattttgaaagttCAGTATTATCCATAGTTTGAAGTCCAAAGTGTTCAGGATTTATACAAGTTTCCCCCCCTAATGTAGAACAATTTGCCGGGTCGGCCAAAGGAACCTAATGTAGAACAATGTCAGCACAGTATTCTGGAGGTAAGGAATGATGTGGAGGAAGAATCAGAAAGCAATTACGGGACAGGGGAGCAGTCTTCCTGCTAAAGCAGAGTCAAGGACTCAAGGTACAGTtaacaaaattttctttttagtcTTGGCACTATGATTTTTCGTTGTATATTTGATGTTATGCACCCCTACAAGAAGTGATTCTAGGAAGTTTATACAACAAGTCAAGACCAGTacttgaaaaaataataatgccaATCAAGTCATCTAACTAAAGAAaatacatatactccctctgttgaACTAAGCAATTACAAATTCTGATAGTTATTAAAGTAACCTCTCAAGTAATTGCTAGAGCTGGATATTATTCCACGTTTGAAAATAATTGATGTGGTTCATGTGCAATGTCTATGATATGTCCTATACATTAATCCTTCTATTTCATGTGCTACGTTCATTTTAGCCTGCTGAGGTTCATGATATTTACCACTGTTTTATATGCTACTGAACTGCTGGATATTGCTTCACTCTTTGCTCTTTAGCCTGACTACACTAAACTTGCTTGATAGAAGCAAATGCAGCATTTGGAGACTCACTATTACTACCTTGCATCTGATTTTTTATCTTATAAAACTTCAAATATGCATCACACGAGTTAATCAAAAGCTTTGTAATCAGTATCACTATTACATGCCTGTGCTTGCCCATAAAAATTCAGTACTATTTTCATATTAGGCATGTGGCTTTCTGAGATGGAAGAAACCTTTTATCAGTTGATTTACAAAGTACTATGCTACAGTTAAATCCGTCAAGCACTTAGCCATTTCTGCCCAGCAACTAGCAGTCCTCTTTTCAAATACACCCTCACAATCTTCAGTATTTGTTTCTTCCAAATACGACGGCGGATCAGAGTAAAGTGAAGAGGATAGGGGAACAGTTAGAGTAAAGTGAAGAGGACTGGGAACAGTTAGACAGCAGAAATAGCAGAGTGCCACAAAGTACTGCTCATGTAAGTCAGTAAGTTAAAACTACATTTGGTAatagaaataaatttatattatatgaagagttgatttattttgcttTTCTCTGTCTCGGCCATAGAATGTTCTGAAATTAGTTCCTTTTTTTAGTTCTGGCATCAAGTATCAAACAAAACTGTGGGGACGATTGAAATTACATTTTAGAACTTCAATGCTTAATGGATAATTTAAGCTTGAGTTGAACATCTATAGGTCTATACGACACATTGTATTATGCATTCAGGAGAAGTAGATAGATGAATCAGTACTTTAGTCTAAGCTGACTACAAGACAACCCAGTAAAGAGAAGTACTGGATAAAACAAAAACACTCTAGACTTCATATTCTGACTCCAGACGGCAATAGGTGATAAACTGATTTCACTAATATTCTCAGTCCCTAGATCACCTTGATCACTTCCATTcatacaaatatattaaaaatggaGTAGATAAAATGTACAGGCTGAGCGACTGGGAACAGGTATAGAGAAAAAACTCAATTTTCGTTACCCTTTATGTAGACTGTAACTCATAGTTCCAAGGAACAGAAGTTCTCATGCACTTCGAGGAGATACTTATCCTTTCCAACATTTACAACCTTATTTATCAGTTGATCTATAAACTGACAATCTCAGGTCACAAGACATCTATGGCAATGGATAACAATGTTGATGGCCACACCAACATCGTCGACAGGATCAGTTGATATTAGTGGTCAGTTTCAGTTGATCTTAATTTTTTAGACTTAGTTTTTTCAAATCCATATATGTGcatcttttttaattttagagCTCAGTTGGACAAAGGAAGagggaagttttttttttgactaagcTGTGAAGGAGAGATCATAGGAAGGACTAAtaagctaatatatatattgtttgctGGCAACATTGGTTCTTCCATTCTAGTTTTTAACTGTATTGCCGAGAACCCTGACGTTTGAATGGTTATAAGTTTAGAACTAGAGAAGTTCAATCACTGTGTTGTTCTCTACAAGCACTGTTTGAACGTCAAGTTTACAAATGGCATGACCTTAGCCTATCTATGGATTATGGGCTCTATTAATgagcatttatatatatacacatataatcAATCTTGAAGAGCCCCCCACTGaatcttcagttttttttttttttgagaattgaATCTTCAGTTTTTGATGTTGCACTATTGACAACTGCATGCTGTTCTTACATAAGTATTGAAATTTATAATGGTAGCATCTAATCTTGTGATTTTGCTTAAGACCTGGTTACACAAAATGATGAAGTTATAGCATCTAATCTAACTATGTCGTGTAACATTTCTAGGTTACTTAACTCTACAGTGATATAAATATTTGCTGAACCTCATAGCTGTCCGTCAGTCTCATCTTTGCTATACAATTTAGTTTTTGTCAGATGCTACGTTGCAAGCTCCTACCACGTTAATTTCATATTATGATAGCTTGGATGAGCTTCATTGTGGCGATGATCATCAGTTATATAAATTAAGCTGTGTTTTTTAAGTTGTTGGAGGGGGATGATAGACTATCTCATCGTTTTTTAATGAGAGGAATCCATTAAAACAGGTGTGTTGCATGAAAAGTAGCATAATGATGCATGGGCACATATGAGTATTCTAACTGCAATTGAGTTTTTCAATCTCATTCCATCTCTTTTTGGGGCAAACGTTTATTATAGCAACAGGAAGTGAGAAATTAGTTTCATTTCAGTACAAATTGTGCAAAAGCTTGATGCTATTTGATTTGCATTatcgtattttttttattgtaagcAAAACATATTTATTTGAGGCTCACAGTCACAGAGCGTGGGCGTGGCAATCTTGAAATTAATTGGCAAAACATATTTcctgtttgtttatttttccccttccctggcgtattattattatattggaGTAGTAAGTATTGTACCCATCcattcccctctctctcgcctcCTCACCCTCACGAACTCACACCCCACTCTTCCCTCCTGCAccgccatggccatggctgcGTCATCTGTTCTTCGAGCAGCGGGGGCTGCGGCGATGCGGGCCTCGGCCGCGAGGGCGGCGATCCCTGCTGCCTTTTCCCACATGGAGGCGGTCCTGCTCTCTGCGCCACAGTATGGGTAAGCGATTCTAGGGTTTGCTTCCCCATCTCGcttttcctcctctcccccttcccctaCCCTACCCTGACCTGCACCTGGATTTTGCTTCCCAACTTCACTTCCGACTCCTTTATCGGCTTTAGCCCCCATCTCTTCTCATCCGGTCTCTCAACCTGGATCTGGATGGATTTTGCAGGGTTTGTTCCAGGACACAGGGAGGGGTGGCTTTCGTGGCTGCCATTTTCTGTAGGAGTTACTGCTCATCATCGAATGGGTTGAACACCACCGCTGCAGGTGGTAGGGAGGGAGTCCTCTCCAACTTCTAATGGATTTCTGATTGATCATCTAGTTTTACTCTTATTTTGATTGCGCTGCGCCTCCTCTTGCAGACCCAGAGGGCAATAAACTCTATAAGATCTCTGCTCAAGATGTATCAGCCAATGGTTTATGTAGGGAGTTTAACCAGCTCTTCAGCTTCTACTGGATTTCTAATCAATTTCTAACATAACAACTGCTGGTACTCTTTTCTTGATCATGTCTCTTCCTGCAGGTCCAAAGGGAGAGATGCTTTATCAGATCAGCCCTGTTGCAGGTCCAAATGGGCAAAAACTCTACAAGATCGTCCCTGCTGCTGGGTCAGTAGGCACGTTTGGTACGTAGTTTAACCAGCTCTTCGGCTACTGGATTTCCAGTGGATCAACTAGTGTTCCTCTATCTTAATTATGGTGTCTCTTTGCTTGCAGATCCCGCTGAAGGAACCCCCCACAAGGTTGCAATATCTAACAGGGTATGTTGTTCTGTACAAAGAAATAAACTTAAATTTGGTTTAAATTTAGCTGGGGTGGCTTTGAATGGCATCTCAGCTAAGCAAAGCTGGGTTAAACCTGCAAGGCAGGGCTGTCGTGGCTATGGTCCAGGGCCCCCGGCAGCTGAGGGGCCCTGGCTGCATAACACATTGGTCCTGTTGTGGAGAGCACACCTTTGAAGGCGATAGGATGTCCAACAGCCACAGTTTAGAAACAGGTTAGACTATAGAGTGCCAGCTGAAGTTCTTGCATTTTTGTCGGGCAAGGGAGTTCCACAAGGGATTGGAGCCCACAGGAGAGATGCAACTAAGGAAGATCACTCTGTATGCAGAGCTTATTGTATCACCCTGAAAAATACTATTTCCAAGATTAGCTGCTGTGCTTGTTATGCGGGAACGCTAGCAATTGCAACAGTACACTGCGACAAGTCCTCAAGGATAGCGCCTGCATTGCGAGAGTCCCCTGCAAGTGTTTCTCATTGTTTTGTTAATTTGCACTTAAAAGGCATTGCCTTGCATACGTTGGGTTGCCATACTTCGCTGTACCTGATTTCTACTATTATTGACTTCGATGGTGATCTAATACAGTCAACTGTGCACATGTAATTACTGTTTAATGTACTTATATTATGCAGCCCTTGACAAATGAAGAGGTTCGACAGCTGGCTTTCGATCATCAAAAATGGTTAGTAAACCGCACGTTCTTTGaatttagattttcttttcagGATAAATTATGAAgagttttcttttgttttttgtgAATCAAATGAAAATGTCATCCCTTCCCAACTAGCTTTGGTTGTGTTATGTAAATAAGAGTTAGTACATATTGATGAGGAAATTCTTTATATGACATCCTAATTCCTAAATTGCTAGGTTTGTTATGTGCTATTCCCATGTATGTCACTTGCTAGACCTTTCAGCCCCTTTATGCCACTCTCTTCACCTTATAGATAGAAAATGACTAATTTATCCTGATTACTTCAACCTATCCTATCCTTTTCTTTCATTTACTTCTAACTTATCTTTTCTTTCTCAATCCTTTTATTAAGTTTAGAGTTCTCTCTTTTGATGACAAATTctaatgttttgttttcttatatTCCCATTACTTAGGTCGACTGACATCCGTGAAGCCAAGTGGAGTGAAGCAGAAATATGGAAGCAGCTTAATGAGAAGGTAGATAAAATTTCTGAAAGGTATGAGAAAGTATTTACTTATTTTGACATGATTTCATTGAAACAGCATTCAGTAACTATTGTTTTGCATGGTGTttgtcattgtttttttttgtttcagtgTCAAGAAACCTACCGGGTTTAATGAATTGCTGGCCAACTTCGGCGTCAAGGTACCTGAAGATCCTTTTTGGTGGTGGACATCTGTTTTGACTATCGTGATTCCTGCAGGAGCTTTTTTTATCTTTCGATTTGTCAAGGCACTTGATGATTTCATCATCATTGTGACCCAAAAGCTTATGCCAGCTTACAAGCAGCTAAAAGGCGCCTTCAAAGCGAAGCTTGAGGATATGAAAGCTAATCCAATGGAATGGGAAGAGGGAGATTCCGTGGAGTTACATGAGCTGTTTTAGATGTTTTTGTAACAAAAGTAACAATGAGTCTCGATAAACTGCATTTTTGCTTAGGGCTTTGGCCGATTTGGTTATCTTAGGTGAATTTTGTTCATGTCATTTTTAATCTTTCTTGTAGCATATGCTACTACTGGATTTCAGATCCTTCTTCTTATATGATGCCTAAAAACATACAATGCTGTTTCATAGATTGCTTGGTGGTAATATTATGAAATTGTGATGATGAGTTTTATATGCTAGTGCCAGATTTTCACTCTCTTGTTGGATGAACATATGTATGCTGCAGGAATTAATTGCCTGATGTTGATTCTGCTAATATCTCTATAAATTGCTTGCTTGATACTACTAATTTGGAATTGGCCAACTGCTATGAACTTGTGACGATGAGCACAATTTGTTTCACTTGTTTCGATT is a genomic window of Oryza glaberrima chromosome 7, OglaRS2, whole genome shotgun sequence containing:
- the LOC127779657 gene encoding uncharacterized protein LOC127779657 isoform X1 — encoded protein: MLMATPTSSTGSVDISAGAAAMRASAARAAIPAAFSHMEAVLLSAPQYGVCSRTQGGVAFVAAIFCRSYCSSSNGLNTTAAGDPEGNKLYKISAQDVSANGLCPKGEMLYQISPVAGPNGQKLYKIVPAAGSVGTFDPAEGTPHKVAISNRPLTNEEVRQLAFDHQKWSTDIREAKWSEAEIWKQLNEKVDKISESVKKPTGFNELLANFGVKVPEDPFWWWTSVLTIVIPAGAFFIFRFVKALDDFIIIVTQKLMPAYKQLKGAFKAKLEDMKANPMEWEEGDSVELHELF
- the LOC127779657 gene encoding uncharacterized protein LOC127779657 isoform X2 translates to MLMATPTSSTGSVDISAGAAAMRASAARAAIPAAFSHMEAVLLSAPQYGVCSRTQGGVAFVAAIFCRSYCSSSNGLNTTAADPEGNKLYKISAQDVSANGLCPKGEMLYQISPVAGPNGQKLYKIVPAAGSVGTFDPAEGTPHKVAISNRPLTNEEVRQLAFDHQKWSTDIREAKWSEAEIWKQLNEKVDKISESVKKPTGFNELLANFGVKVPEDPFWWWTSVLTIVIPAGAFFIFRFVKALDDFIIIVTQKLMPAYKQLKGAFKAKLEDMKANPMEWEEGDSVELHELF
- the LOC127779657 gene encoding uncharacterized protein LOC127779657 isoform X5; protein product: MLMATPTSSTGSVDISAGAAAMRASAARAAIPAAFSHMEAVLLSAPQYGVCSRTQGGVAFVAAIFCRSYCSSSNGLNTTAAGDPEGNKLYKISAQDVSANGLCPKGEMLYQISPVAGPNGQKLYKIVPAAGSVGTFDPAEGTPHKVAISNRPLTNEEVRQLAFDHQKWSTDIREAKWSEAEIWKQLNEKCQETYRV
- the LOC127779657 gene encoding uncharacterized protein LOC127779657 isoform X4; amino-acid sequence: MLMATPTSSTGSVDISDPEGNKLYKISAQDVSANGLCPKGEMLYQISPVAGPNGQKLYKIVPAAGSVGTFDPAEGTPHKVAISNRPLTNEEVRQLAFDHQKWSTDIREAKWSEAEIWKQLNEKVDKISESVKKPTGFNELLANFGVKVPEDPFWWWTSVLTIVIPAGAFFIFRFVKALDDFIIIVTQKLMPAYKQLKGAFKAKLEDMKANPMEWEEGDSVELHELF
- the LOC127779657 gene encoding uncharacterized protein LOC127779657 isoform X3 encodes the protein MAMAASSVLRAAGAAAMRASAARAAIPAAFSHMEAVLLSAPQYGVCSRTQGGVAFVAAIFCRSYCSSSNGLNTTAAGDPEGNKLYKISAQDVSANGLCPKGEMLYQISPVAGPNGQKLYKIVPAAGSVGTFDPAEGTPHKVAISNRPLTNEEVRQLAFDHQKWSTDIREAKWSEAEIWKQLNEKVDKISESVKKPTGFNELLANFGVKVPEDPFWWWTSVLTIVIPAGAFFIFRFVKALDDFIIIVTQKLMPAYKQLKGAFKAKLEDMKANPMEWEEGDSVELHELF